In Janibacter sp. CX7, a single genomic region encodes these proteins:
- the mftD gene encoding pre-mycofactocin synthase MftD (MftD, an enzyme found in the mycofactocin biosynthesis locus, performs an oxidative deamination of 3-amino-5-[(p-hydroxyphenyl)methyl]-4,4-dimethyl-2-pyrrolidinone (AHDP). The resulting compound, now called pre-mycofactocin (PMFT), is a biologically active redox cofactor that can oxidize the non-exchangeable NADH of TIGR03971 family SDR-type oxidoreductases.), whose translation MNKPEWLTNPWKQNPWFESVAVAQERARKKLPAPVYGALVAGSERGQSRDDNQSAFAEIGLAPHVVGQQPERDQSTTVFGQQIGSPVIISPTGVQAVHPDGEVAVARAAAARGTIMGLSNFASKSVEEVCDTGATTFFQMYWTGDRDTMIQRMTRAHEAGAKGLIATLDWSFSIGRDWGSPEIPEKVDLKAMIRLAPQVATKPRWLVDFGRQFIDTGKLPDLTAPNLTPPGGEAPTFFGAYYEWMTTPPPSWQDVAWMREQWSQISGTPFVLKGVSRVDDALRAVDVGVAGISVSNHGGNNLDGTPAAIRMVHPISQRVGHQVDVVMDGGIRRGSDVVKALALGAKAVLIGRAYLWGLAANGQAGVENVLDLLNGGVDSALRGLALSSVAELGPEHLLVPEGFHRELGVPAAATTR comes from the coding sequence ATGAACAAGCCCGAGTGGCTCACCAACCCCTGGAAGCAGAACCCCTGGTTCGAGTCCGTCGCCGTCGCCCAGGAGCGCGCCCGCAAAAAGCTGCCCGCTCCCGTCTACGGCGCACTCGTCGCCGGGTCGGAGCGCGGCCAGAGTCGCGACGACAACCAGAGCGCCTTCGCCGAGATCGGCTTGGCTCCGCACGTCGTCGGCCAGCAGCCCGAGCGTGACCAGTCGACGACCGTCTTCGGCCAGCAGATCGGCTCGCCGGTCATCATCAGCCCCACCGGCGTCCAGGCGGTCCACCCCGACGGCGAGGTCGCCGTCGCCCGGGCCGCCGCGGCCCGCGGCACGATCATGGGCCTGTCCAACTTCGCCTCGAAGTCCGTCGAGGAGGTCTGCGACACCGGAGCGACGACCTTCTTCCAGATGTACTGGACCGGCGACCGCGACACGATGATCCAGCGGATGACCCGCGCCCACGAGGCCGGCGCCAAGGGCCTCATCGCCACCCTCGACTGGTCCTTCTCCATCGGCCGTGACTGGGGCAGCCCGGAGATCCCCGAGAAGGTCGACCTCAAGGCGATGATCCGGCTCGCCCCGCAGGTCGCGACGAAGCCTCGCTGGCTCGTCGACTTCGGCCGCCAGTTCATCGACACCGGCAAGCTGCCCGACCTCACCGCGCCCAACCTCACCCCGCCCGGAGGGGAGGCGCCGACCTTCTTCGGTGCCTACTACGAGTGGATGACCACGCCGCCGCCCTCCTGGCAGGACGTCGCGTGGATGCGGGAGCAGTGGTCGCAGATCAGCGGCACCCCCTTCGTCCTCAAGGGCGTCTCCCGCGTCGACGACGCACTGCGCGCGGTCGACGTCGGTGTCGCCGGCATCTCGGTGTCCAACCACGGAGGCAACAACCTCGACGGCACCCCCGCCGCGATCCGCATGGTCCACCCGATCTCACAGCGGGTTGGCCACCAGGTCGACGTCGTCATGGACGGCGGCATCCGCCGCGGCTCCGACGTCGTCAAGGCCCTCGCCCTCGGCGCCAAGGCCGTCCTCATCGGCCGGGCCTACCTCTGGGGGCTCGCCGCCAACGGCCAGGCCGGGGTGGAAAACGTCCTCGACCTGCTCAACGGCGGCGTCGACTCCGCGCTGCGCGGCCTCGCCCTCTCCTCCGTCGCCGAGCTGGGCCCCGAGCACCTGCTCGTCCCCGAGGGTTTCCACCGCGAGCTCGGTGTGCCCGCGGCCGCGACGACGCGCTGA
- the mftE gene encoding mycofactocin biosynthesis peptidyl-dipeptidase MftE yields the protein MPSPDRPRELAHLASAEAEGVDLLVVPVGSLEQHGPHLPLDTDALIATAVAQGVAERLTAAGTTAWVAPVVALGSSGEHQHFPGTISIGTEVLRQVVVELVRSARTWAPRVLLVNGHGGNSQALTAAVGQLVDEGHDVDWAACATESVDLHAGRTETSLLLHLRPESVRLDRAEPGDCRPLAEILPAMMSGGVIAVSPNGVLGDPTGASAAEGNSVLTAMVDDVVEQALEPTVEPSS from the coding sequence ATGCCCTCCCCCGACCGGCCGCGCGAGCTGGCCCACCTTGCCTCCGCGGAGGCCGAAGGGGTGGACCTCCTCGTCGTGCCGGTCGGGTCGCTCGAGCAGCACGGCCCGCACCTGCCGCTCGACACCGACGCGCTCATCGCCACCGCCGTCGCCCAGGGCGTGGCCGAGCGGCTCACCGCCGCGGGGACGACGGCGTGGGTCGCGCCCGTCGTCGCGCTCGGGTCGAGCGGCGAGCACCAGCACTTCCCCGGGACCATCTCGATCGGCACCGAAGTCCTGCGCCAGGTCGTCGTCGAGCTCGTCCGCTCGGCCCGCACCTGGGCCCCACGGGTGCTGCTCGTCAACGGGCACGGCGGCAACAGCCAGGCGCTGACCGCCGCCGTGGGGCAGCTCGTCGACGAGGGCCACGACGTCGACTGGGCCGCGTGCGCCACCGAGAGCGTGGACCTGCACGCCGGGCGGACCGAGACCTCGCTTCTGCTCCACCTGCGCCCCGAGTCCGTCCGTCTCGACCGCGCCGAGCCCGGCGACTGCCGGCCCCTCGCCGAGATCCTGCCCGCGATGATGTCCGGTGGGGTCATCGCCGTCTCGCCCAACGGCGTGCTCGGCGACCCGACCGGAGCGAGCGCCGCCGAGGGTAATTCGGTCCTCACCGCGATGGTCGACGACGTCGTCGAGCAGGCCCTGGAGCCCACGGTGGAACCGTCGTCATGA
- a CDS encoding mycofactocin-coupled SDR family oxidoreductase: MNRVALVTGAARGMGAATALRLAEEGYDVLALDACAGPTAHPYPMPTVDDLESVAADPRAGGRVVTRVADVRDPAAVADAVVDAVERWGRLDAAVAAAGIVAGGQPLWETPTDQLDLLWQVDALGVWHTAAAAVPAMLAGPDPSGGRFVAIASAAGGRGLFHLAAYNAAKHAVVGMVRGLAADLVGTGVTAVAVSPGGTDTPMLAATAALYGTTSEHLAEHQLLRRPLDPDEIAATVSLCCSPAGAALNGGVVAADGGFSG; encoded by the coding sequence ATGAACCGGGTCGCGCTCGTCACCGGGGCCGCCCGCGGCATGGGGGCGGCGACCGCCCTTCGTCTCGCGGAGGAGGGCTACGACGTCCTCGCGCTCGACGCGTGCGCCGGCCCCACCGCCCACCCCTACCCGATGCCGACGGTCGACGACCTCGAGTCGGTCGCCGCCGACCCGCGAGCCGGCGGCCGGGTCGTCACCCGGGTCGCCGACGTGCGCGACCCCGCGGCCGTGGCCGACGCGGTCGTCGACGCCGTCGAGCGGTGGGGGCGGCTCGACGCCGCGGTCGCCGCCGCCGGGATCGTCGCCGGAGGCCAACCCCTCTGGGAGACACCGACCGACCAGCTCGACCTGCTCTGGCAGGTCGACGCGCTCGGCGTCTGGCACACCGCGGCCGCCGCCGTCCCCGCGATGCTCGCTGGGCCGGACCCCTCGGGCGGCCGGTTCGTCGCCATCGCCTCCGCGGCCGGAGGGCGCGGCCTCTTCCACCTCGCCGCCTACAACGCCGCCAAGCACGCCGTCGTCGGCATGGTGCGCGGGCTCGCCGCCGACCTCGTCGGCACCGGCGTCACCGCCGTCGCCGTGAGCCCCGGCGGCACCGACACCCCGATGCTCGCGGCGACGGCCGCCCTCTACGGCACGACGAGCGAGCACCTCGCCGAGCACCAGCTGCTCCGCCGCCCCCTCGACCCCGACGAGATCGCCGCCACCGTGAGCCTGTGCTGCTCCCCCGCCGGAGCCGCGCTCAACGGCGGCGTCGTCGCCGCCGACGGGGGGTTCAGCGGATGA